The nucleotide sequence GCCCGTCTTCACGGCGGACCAACGTCACCTTGGCGAGTTGATTGCGGGTATTCCATTCCAGTGCCTGGCCGGGTGATAACGCCTGCTGGTTGCCGCTGGCATCGAAGTCCACCGTGATGTCGGCCGCCGAGTTGCCCGTGTTCCAGGACAGGAGGCGATTGCTTGAGGGGCTGACGTTCAGTGTCCGCGTGTAGTGGTTGCGATCGCGAACATGGCGCAGTTCGGTCAGGTTGCCGCCGGCGTCGTACTGGTAGTGTTCGGTGTAGTTGAACAACTGGCCGGCGTCGGTCGGAGTGCTGAAAGTCGCGACGGCCAGGCCTGCGGCTTCGCGCCCCGTGGCGCTGGTCAGTTGGTAAAGGCTGTCGTACGTGAAGGTGCTGGTGGCTTCGACCCGCTGGTTGCTGCCGAACTGCACCGGTTGGGCCCTGTCCTCGATATGCGTCACGTTGCCCACCGGGTCGTAGGTGTAGCGCAGGTCCTGCAAGGCCCTTGCCGACAGCGAGGTGCTGAGTGCGGTCAGTCGCCCGCTGGCCGGATCGAACACGGCGCGACTGATGACCCCGTTGCCGGCTGTCTGTGATTCGACCTGACCAGACGCGTTGTAGGTGAGGTGGCTGACGATGGTTTTTCCGATGGCGGCGTCTCTGGTCTTCAGGCTCACGGCGCTGAGCTGACCTGCGACATCGAACGAGTAGCGCCGTTGGTGCTGCGCGGCGTCGGACTGCTGGATGACTTGCGCGAGTGCGTCATAGCGCCAGCTCGTGGCATGGCCGTCGCCCTTTTCCAGCAGTCGGTCACGGCCTTTTTCGTCCGTGGGCCAGTCAGGTGTTCCGGCGTCGGCCAGCATGTGCCTCGTCTGGCTGAGGGGTTTGGCGCAGAGCGCATAGCCATGGGTGAGCAGGCTGCCTGCGCTGTCATCGTGACGGACCAAGGCACCGCACAGGTTGAGCGCGGCAGACGCTGGTGAACTGTCGCCGTAGCGCAGGCATTCGACCGTGCGTGAGTGTTGTCCTGGGGGTTGCTCGCGCAGGGTAGTCGGCCGCAATTGATCGTCATAGGTGGTGCGCCAATGGTGTCCCCGTTGATCCCAACTGCGCAGCAACTGCCCGGCGTCACCCGGCAGGCTCAGGCGCCATCCGGCGTCGACGCTGCTCACCCGCAGCGTCTTGCCGGACAGGCTGTAGACGGTTTGCAGATTGGCCTCGGATGCGTTGCCAAACAGTCGCGGGTCCCACTGCGCCACCTGGCGTCCGGCCACGTCGTGGTGTTGCCGGGTAATGCGCGCCTGGGGTTGCTCATCTGCGTTGCGTCGGCAGTAAGCCACCTGCCGCACGGGCAGGCCACGGTTGTCGATGACGCTGAGGGTCGGTGTCCTGTGGTGAAGGCGGGCGCTCATGCTTCACCCCCGGCGGTCGATGTGACCTCTTGCAGGGTGTCGTTCTCGTCCTCGTCCACGGTGTACCAGGGATGGCGCGCGTGGCGACGCATGTAGCAGAGGCCATCTCGTCTGGCGAGCAGCGTGTGGGTAGGGCGCCCGAGCGGGTCGTAGAACTGCTGGTCGAAATGACCGGACTGGCGCAACGACGCATCGTTGATGTGGGTGTGCCGATCGGCAAAGTAAGGGCGATAGACGCGGACCGTCAGCCCTTTGCTGTTGTATTCCACCCGTTCGCTGACCCGCCAGCGGAGTGCGGCGATCTGCTCTTCCGGCTTTCCATCCGTCAGCGTCAGGTCGCCTTTGACATCGACGACATAGGCCAGCCCCGACTCGACCCGTTGCTTGCTTTGCAGCGTTCGACCGAAGCCATCGAAGCTGGTGATGGCGATGCGGATCTGTCGCAGTTCGTCGTCGGGATAACGGTCGGCGACCAAGGTCGCGACATGCACGGGTTCACGTGTCGAGGTCTCAAGTTCGTTTTTCAGCTTCAGGTCATCGACCGAAAGCGCTTGAGCAACGAGCAGCCTGGTCCGGGCCGACGCGCAGACATGTCCGCTGGGAAGCAGGTCACCCCTGGCCACGCAACGCGCTAGCCAATCGGTGTCGGCCAAGGCCGCCTTCGATACGCAACCCATCCAGCTGAAGGGCGCGTAATAGCTGGCCGTGGCGGCGTCCTGCAAAGCGTTCCTCTCCTGGCTGATTGCGTGTGCCGGGTTACTAAACGAAGGCTGCTTGAACTGCGCGAGAGGTTTGAAGCCCACTCGCTTGTTGTGCTCATCGCCATAAAAGGAGGTGGCCAGTCCCTGACCGAAAGCATCGAACAGGCCTTCCTGTACGTTACCGTTGGGATCGATGATGCGCAGGGGCTGGAGTGAGCGGTAATCGTGGATTGCCTGGGTGCTACAGCCATCGGGCAGTTTGAAGGCGGTGACGAAGCAGGCGTATTTGTCGTAGCTGACCTCGGACACTCCCTGGCTTTTGCTCGGCTGGACGGTCCTGGTTCTGTAAAAGCCCTCCAGTGGCGCATAGGTCGCGAAACCGCTTTTCACTGACCAGAGTTTTCTCGGGGGCGTGGTCGCGGGAAGAAAGGCGGTCATTCGGTGATAGCCCATGTGTTCCAGCTCTTCTTCGTTGGGGCGGCTGTCCTGTGGCAGTAACTGGAAAGCGTCCAGGGCCGTTTCATCCAGCTCGGCGCTTTCCAGGTGGTCGGCCAGGGCCTGCAAATCGGCGACGCCATCCGGCAAGGTTGTTGCGTTCGACGCATCTTTGTAGCGCTGTACGGACAGGCCGGTCAGCACGCCCTGGGTATTCCAGTCTGATTGCTTCACGCGTTCGCGGAATGTCTCGAAAGACAGGTCCTGTGGGGCCAGCCCCCGGTTTTCAGGGGCCTTGGGTCGTTGCAGCGCCTGGGTGCGTTGGCGATAAGGCAGGCCAAGTCGCCATTGCTGAGGTGCTTGCAGGTGGATGAACTCGGTGCGGGTCTCGTTCAGGCAGTAGAGCTGCTGCGCCGGATCATGAGCATCGCGCCACCACTGTTGCTGGTCGGCGTCGCTGAACGGTGGCGTATCGCTGGCGGTTTTTCGTCGGGCGTAATGGATGTCCACGCTGTGGGTCAGTGCGCCGTACAGGTCGTGTTGCAGGTTCAGGCTGTGCCGGCATTGCGGGTCATCGGTAATGCCTTCGTACTGATAGGTGATGGTCTCCAGCAGCAGTGGCAGGAGGCTGGCATGGCGCCGAACGCGGTTGGGTGCTTGCAGCAGACGGAGCCCATAACGGTTTTCCTGGACCGAATACAGGCGAGCGTTTTTCAGGTGTCTATCGATGCCGAAGACCTCGCTGCGCAACACGCGACCGCTCAAGGCGCGGGCCATTTCCAGATTCATTGTCGCGTCTGCCGGGGCAATGATCCGGTCGTCCTGTGACTCCGGCGGGTATTGGCAAAGTAGTGTCTTGCCCAGGGGGAGGGCTTCCTTGTCTACGCGGCTGTAACCGTTACGTGGCAGATCCACCTTGCGCCCGGTGTGGAACCAGGTTTTTTTCAGGCACGTTGCCGTGAAGCCCTGGGGGGCGGTTTCGCCGGGGCTTGCCTCAGTGTCGGTGTGCAGCAACAGACCAAAGCCACGAAACTCCCGCTCGATGCCGTCGTAATAGCCTTGGCGATAGGAGAACCCCTGGGTCAGTCGATTACCAGTCGTTTCATCCAGTTGGGTCTGGCTGCAAACCAGGTGCAGGGCCAAGGGCAGGCGACAGGTAAGGGGCTTGTCGGCCGCTGTTCTCTCCAGCTTTTCGTCCAGCCACTCCTGTACCGAACTGCGATAGCGGATGCGATGGTCGGCGCCCATGTTGTTATTGGTGCCAGTGAGCAGATACGGTTTGGCGCTGACGAAGTCGTAGCGCCAATGTTGCGACCGCATGTACGGCGAGCTCAGGATCAGGCTGGAACAACCGAGCCCTTGCAGGTCGGCGATGCTCACTTGGCACAAAGGGTCATAGCGCAGGTCTTGCGGCCAAGGCAGCGCAACCGCAGGTCCGAAACCCTGGCCGCAGCGGTTCATGAAGATCAGTGCCTGATCCGCTTGCAGATAAATCAGGTCGACGGCGCCGGAGCCATCCAGGTCCGCCAGGCGAACACGCGAGGCGTCGAAGCTCTCGTAGGCAAGCCCGGGGAAGTCCAGCCGCTTGCCTTTGCCGAAGCGACCACGGCCGAGGTTTGGCCAGCACTTCACTTCGTCGTGACGAATGCGCACCAGATGCTGTTGGCCGCTGCCCAGTACATCGCTGAACGCCACCAGCTCGCCGGGAGAGCCGGTGAATACGGGCAGGGCGTCTTCATGTTCCTCTCGAGGCACCTCGAACGGAGGTGAAAAACCGTACTCGCGCTGGTTAGCATACAGGCGAACGCTGCGCGGGCCGATCAACGCCAGGTCGCCGAGCCCGTCGCCCATCAGGTCGGCCAACTGCCCTTGAGGACTGAAAAACTCGGGGGCAAATGCATTGAACGTGGCGAAGTCCGACCAGCTTCGATCGGCACCGAGGGAGAAGAAGCCGCTCACTTGCGGCCGGGCGACGAGCCAGTCCAAACGACCGTCACCGGTGAGATCGCTCAGTGTCTGCTGTACCGGCACAGCGGTGTCGCTAACCGGGACGTTGGGCAGCGTTCGCCACGGTGCGTAGGTCACTTCGTTGCCTTTGGTGCTGGCCCGCACGGGTTCGCGGTAATGCCAGCCGTTGTCGTTTCGATGGAGCACGCCCGGCAGACCTTCGCCGTACAAATCCACCAGTTGAAAAGTCTGACCGTCGTCGAGTCCCGGCATGTCCTGGAAACGCCGCCAGGCGAGGGGCTCAGGCGCAAGCCTGAACTCGCTGTAGCTGAACTCGACGGGAGGGCGGCTCTTGGCGGTTTCACCTTCGCCGAACGCCTGCTCATGGGCGGAGCTCAAGTGCTGGTAGCCCAGGGGCGTCTGACGATAATCCAGCAGCAGGCGCCGCACCAGGACGGGAGCCACGCCCAACTCATCGGGGAAACGGTGAAACATCAGGACCTGGCGGCACAGCCGTTCGGTGCGGACTTCAAAACCGTAGGCGAAGCTGGAAAACCCATCGCCGCGGGCTTGCCACTGCTGGCCCTCATACAGCGGTTTTTCTGTGTAGGCGGTGGTCCGTTCGCCATAGTCGAATACCAGTTCGAAGTGCCATTGCACGGGGGCGAGCCGATCCGCGGTCCATGAGTAGAGATGTGCGTCGGCCTTGAAGTTGCCATAGCTGACCTGGCTCAAATAACGCTGAGCGGTGGTGTCTGATTTGTATCGGTAAAGGATGTGTTCGCCGTGGGCGTTCAGGCTCTCCTCCAGCAGCCATTCGCCGACACGGCTCGTATTCTGGGGATCGGCCCGACGCGATGCCGGGTCTTTTCCAAACAAGTGAAGACTGCCATCGGCGTCGTGTACCAGCCAGAAGCCTGCTTTATCGCCTTGCGAGGACCAATGTTCAATGCGGTCGAAGCGGCTTTCGGTCCTGGGAAAATGCCGGGTGACAGTGTAGGCCGTGCCCAGCTCCAGATCGTTGTAATGGTCGATGCGGGTCGAGACGATGACGTCTTGCGAATTGCGCTCGGGTAGCCATATCACTCCGGCGGGGCCGACGATTTCGTCATCCTCGGTATAGGCCGGCACGCCCTTGTTGGTGCGTCGCGCCACGCTGGGCAGCGACAGACCCCAACCGATGCCGAACGCGCCGTTGCCGAGCGAGCTGGCGTAGTCCAGGGACAAGGGTGGCGCAAAGCCGCGCCCCGGTGAAATGGGCAAGGCTATTTCATAGGAAGCCGTACCGTGGGCGCCGACGGGGTTCCATCCTTTTCCGATGCTTTGAATGGCGCCACCGCCCTTGGGCAGTGAGGGCGGGGTGACTGGCAATGGGGATTGTTCATTCATTGCACACCTCCGCCGACCCTGGCCGTATAGCTCACGTGCACGATGATGTCGGTCAGCGATTCAAGCAGGTCCTTTTGTGCCTCGGGGTTCGGAAAGGTCAGCTGCCATTTGGAAATGGCGCCGGTGTATTCGAATGGCAGGTAGCGTTCATCGTTGAAGTTCAGGGTAAACAGGCCGCTGTCGTCGATCCCTGTCGAAAGGGCGATCTGCTGGTTGGCGCGCCAGCTCTCCATGGCGTTGCCGTGCTCACCTGCAGACATGTATACCTTGCTGGCGGTCTGGGTCAGTGTGGCTCGGATGTTTTCATAAGGACCGACGACGGCCGGCAAGGTCACGCTGATGGTCTTGATGCGCCGCAGGTAGTGTTGTTGGTCCTTGTAATCGTCTTCGAATAACTGATGGGTCAGCTCGAACTCACATCCTCCTTTCTTTAGATCGTTTTGCATCTCTGGCCATTCCTTGTTCAGGTGGCTGGTAGCGGTTTGGCTCTTGAGTTGTCGCAGCGATACCGTTTTGTGGATCTCCAACTCCCGCTCGTGACGTTGCAGGTACCCGGCGTGCATGTTCAGCAGGTTCAGCTTCAGCAACTCGCCAGCACCGAGCCCTCGATAGGTCGTATGCCATGCCCCAGGTTGAATGAATCGGCTGTTGAAGTCGGCGGTCTCATACTGCCAACTTGCCTCGGCGGCCAGACAAAGGCTCAGTGTCGCGTCGTAGGCCTGGCGATACACCGTGGCCAACTGGCTGTTGAGCCATTGGTACAGTTGCGTTCTGGTGAAGCGCTTGCCGAGGAAGTCGTAGTTGGCCTTGGCCTGGCCCAGGGTCGCTTCCGCCAGGCGCAATTGCAGACGGGTGGCGGTTTCCTGTTCGGCGAAATGCGCCAGTTGTGCGTCGATCTGGGCCAGTTCGAGCCGCGACTGATCGTAGGCGTGATGCCATTCATCCTGACGGCGATCGAATATGGCCTGACGGTCGAGTTGGGCCGCTACCGTACGGCTGATAATCGCGGCGCTATGGGCGGCGGCAGAGGCTGCGAGCGCCGGCCCTTCCCAACGGCTGCCGCCAATGCAGAGCCCCGCCATGTTCGGCGCCATCATCAGGCCCGCTGCCGCGATTTGGCAGGCCATTGCGCCGGCTTCCAAGGTGCCGCTGGTCACGTAGAAGTAACTGGCCTTTACTTCGGTGTCACTAAGGTCATCGTCCAGCAGCTTTTTGTAGTGGGTGCTGCGGTTTTGAACAATGGCTTGGCTAGCCAGCAATGCCTGGCGGTTTTGACGCTCGATAATCAAGGTCTGGCGTTGCAAGTCCAGGGAGATTTTTGCCAGATCCCAGGCTTGCTGTTGTTGCAACTCCTGCAACTGCGTCTGTTCCTTGCGCTCGATCAGCGACAGCAGCAGGGTGCCGAACTGGCTGAGACTTTCTACGGCGTTCTGGGCATGGCTGTGCATGACGGTGAAGCGATAGTGGGGAATGGCGACGCTCGGCAGGCTTGTCGACGCGCTGTCCGAAAGGCTCAGTGCATTGGTGCGGAGGAGGGTGCGAGGGTCCAGCGGCGCCGCGATGACCGGCAGGTGCAGCGGCTTGCCGGCGATGTCGAGGTTATGTCGCAGGTTATGCAGGCGACTTTCGGCCATGTCCCAGTACTTGAGCAACTGCGGATTGAACGGCAGATGCAGGTACGGGCTATCGATAGCCGGCAGGGTCGAGCGCGAGCTGCCTTCGCTAAGGACCAGCGCGCGGTTGGCGGTCAAGCGGGTCACCGAGTATTCAAAGGTGCGCAGGTCGTCATTGGGGGTATCGACCAACGTCTGTAGGCTGACAGCCGTCCAGGGATCGGCCAGTTGAACGACCGGACGTGGGCCCAGCAGGTCGAGCACCCGCACGTACCAGAGTTTCGCTTCGCTGAGACCGTCAGTCGTCATTGCGCGGTACGCGGCATCGCCTCGGTTGATCAGAATGTCCAGATACAGAAAGTACAGGGCCTTGCAGAAATGCACGGGATGACTAAGGGCAATCTGGTACGGATCATGAGGCGCCTGATTGGCGTATGACGGCACGCTGTTATCGACCAGGGGGGCGCTCCTCCAGCACTCATCCCTGTTGCGACCCGGATCGAAGGTGTAGCGCAGCCAGCGTTCGGCTTCCTCGTACTGATGCTCGACATTCAAGCGATGGGCGACCAGCCATGGCACATGGAGGAACAGTTCGGTGAAGTAACGGCCATAGGCACCGTGAAAATCCATTACGTTGGCCGAGTCGCCGGGTATCGGAGGTTCCGGCAGGTGTTGTGTGGTCCAGTCGAACAGTTCATCCAGGCTGTTCTCGGTGCGACGGATCAGTTCGGCGGCGAATATGGTGTTCAATCTGATCGGCGAGCGTAGTCGGTTGGAGGCGTCGCTGTTTTTGATTGCGGACTGGGTGAGGTCAATGAACTGGGTGGTTCCCAAGCCAGGTGTCGTGACGTGGGTAATGGTCGGAGGTTGCCGGCGCTTCTCAGGGCGTTTCAGCCTGAAAGCCTTGAGAACGGAATAGATCTTCGTTGCCGGTTCGACGGGATGGACAAATGCCACACCCAAAAAGAAGGTGGCGTCGTCGTTGCCGAGATCAGGACAAGGCCACGTGAACTCAAAGGACTCCGCCAGATGCTCCGAGGGGACGGACTCTGCCATGACGACCAGGTCTTCGTAGGTCAGCGGCCGGCTTCCTGACACGGGTGGTTGCCGGAAGACGACATATTGCTTGTCTAACGGTTCGTCACGGAAAACGGTGACCCCATTTACTTCAAGCGACTCGGAACCCTCAGCCTTCAGGGTTATTTTTTCTGTTCCCGAGTTATGGGAGCTGTCATTGGTTTGCCGACCCACCTTGATCAGGTGTCTAACGGCTTCTGTGGAAATGAATTTCCCTTCAAGACTGGTATCCAGGGATAGCTTGATACCGGGCGAGTGTTCAATGTCTCTAAGCGCATCGGCCGTGTCTGTGAGGAAAACGTTGACGCTTTTGTCGAAATTGAACGGGGCTTTTTGGAAACGAAGGAATGACCCTCCATGAAGCTTCATGTAAGGGGTTTGCGGCAGGCTCTGCGCAGGAAGTACCAAAAAGCTGGTCACGTGAGGAGATTTACTGGGGGCGTTAGATACTCTTAGACGCATTGAATTGCGCGATATAAAACCATTGTCTCCGGCTCCCAGGCCGGTAAGGTTGATGGTTGCAGTCATGCGCAGTGTGAACGTGGGCCCGTTCTTGGCGTCGGTGATGCGGATCCTATTGCGATAGGCGCCTTCGAAATCCGACATGGTAGGTGCCATGTCGCTGGGGAGGTCGGTTTCTATTAGTTCGACATCTGTGGAAGGCATTGATTGGATACGCTGTGCGGCAACGTCCAGGAGGGCGCTCCCGGTGGAAAAGGTGTCTGAGCCACCCGGCGCAGGACTGAGATTCTTATCGATGCAAGTCATCTTGATGAAAGCCAGGTGGTTGCCGGTCTTGATGGCCGACTCTGTCTTGGGCTCATACACACACAAGGCGAAAAACAATGCGTCGCGCTGACACACGGCCACCGTGCTGATCAACGCCTTGATCGCGCCGACGTCCTTTCTTCCAAGCGTCTTGTCCTCGCAATAACCTTGCAACCCCACCCGTGGGGTGCTCCAGCTGCCATCCTGTTTCTTGAAGCAGTAACTCAAACGCAATAGCGGGTGACTCTGGTCCGGTGGATGGGTATCGGCATCCGAAGGAGCGCTGCTCGAGGCAGACGGCTCCTGATGGATGCATTCGGCCCAGATAACGAACAGGCGATTGTTGAACCAGACCGGCCGTACCGAGTGTTCAGCCGCATGCTCGGGGATGGGCACGTCGGCTTTTTCCCAGTCCGACCAAGCGTATGGAGCCGGCTGGTCCAGCTTGGGCGAGGTGGCCGGCGGTTGTGGCGGCGCGCCATCGAGCGGGCGCTGGGCCATGTCCAGCGAACGCCAGAAATAACTGTTTTCGGTGCGGGATTTGGCAATGAAATAGTAGGTGCCGTTGGCGAAGTCTTCGCCGTCGATGTAGCCATTGAGGATATTCAGGTTGGCGACTTCTTCGAAGCGCGCCAGGTAAGCCATGATCGCCGATTGAACGGCATCGGGTTGGATCTGGTTCTGGCTGAGGGCGTTTTCCAGTTGCTGGAAATTGGCGCTTTTATTGGCCCTCAGGGTCGGATCGAGATAAGTCGCAGGGAAGTAAAGCAGCTTTTGATGGGCGGCCCAGGTGGGGTACTGATGCATCTCATCGCGCCACGTTTGCGTAAGCCCGGCGCTGATACTGGCCGGGTCGTAACCGGGCTCCAGGTTCATCAGGATGCGGTTGATGTACTGCTGCAAACTGGCAATGGCGCAGGCGACGGGCGTGGTGGGTACGTCCTGGCTGACCAGTACATCGAGCAGCCAGTATTCGTAGAGGTCCCGGGTCGTCTTGATCTTGTAGGGTCTCAACCTGTGCTGGTCAGGCGCTACCTTGTTCAGGTAGAGCGCCAGCAGTGCATCGCGCAGGCTTTCATCCAGCTGCTTTTTAATGGCAACGGTCATGTTCGATCCTTGAATGTTGAAGTGAGGGCGCCGGTCAATGGCAGGCTGCGATCAGTGCTTCGCCAACGGTTTTCCAGTCCGATACCGGGCTTTGGGTGTTCAATGCGGTTGCCTGAAGCAACAGGTCTGCCGACAGCCCTGTGCTGACGCAGCACGCCTGGCAGCGCATGAGCCAATCCACCGCTTCCATTGACGTCGCACGTCCCGGCGCCAGCTGCGCCGTCAGGCGACTGACTTCCTCAGCGCTCCACTCCAAGAGGTTGGCCAGCAGGCTATTGGTGTCTTTTTCCGAGTGTTGCCCGTCCTGATTGGCCACTTGCAGGTAGTGCAGCAGGTTCTCTTCCGACTTCGCTTGATGGCGGGCGCAATGACTGAAGTGCTCGAGCAGGTACAGCATCTGGGGTGTGAGGGTTTTAGAGGGGGTCGAGGACAGCCATGTCGGGTTCTCCATCAAGGCATTCAGCGTGCTGCTGCCCAGGTGCAGACGCTGACAAGCCTCGGCGGTGCGAAGTACGGTTGCCAGCACAGGGGGCATGATGCCCGGGGCGGCCTTGATGGCCGTGACGATCGCCTTTGCGTCGGTACCGGCCATTTGCGTCACGCAATGGACGTATTCGGCCGGAAGGTCCGCAATGTCATGCAACAGGGTTTCAATCAGGCGCTGAGGGTCCTGGGCCGTGGTGGCGTCCGTTCGCAGTCTCGCCAGTCGTTCCTCCAGCTTCTGATTCAGCGGCAAGCTCGTTCCTGATGCATCGAACAGACGACACCACGGCAGTACATCAAGCTCGTTTTGCCTGAGCCAGTCGACGGCCCAATCCAATGCCATCAGCACGTCGAGAATGCCCGGCCCTGTGGACTCCGAGCTGTGCAATCGACCTGTTACCAGCGCCTTGCAGAAGCCATCCCCCCCTAATAGCCGGGCCAGCTCGGTGCATTCCAGAGGGGATAGGCCCAGCATCCGGGCGACACGGGCCTGGCGGTAAAGTGAAGAGACCGTAGGTAAATCGTGTTTCACCGACCCCAGGTATTTTTCGCTCTGTCGCACAAGCAACAGCAGCGAATCCTGGGTCATGGGGAGTGCGAGACCGGCGCTTAGATAGCTGAGGGTTTGCTGGTCCGTGGTGGTCAGTGGGCTCTGGGGGAGTTGCCACACGGGGCCTTCAAACAAGCGGGTGCGGTTGAACACTTGATCGAACAACGGCATACGGTCGCCGCAAGCATCAACCGGCATGTCGTGCAGCAAAGAGGCAAACTCTTCCGGGGCAATGCCATGGCGTTGATTCAGGTACCGATAGACGCCAAGTGTGCGCAATGTGTTGACGTTGGGTGTGTCATTCCCCTCGGAGCGCTGGGCATTGACGATCAGTGTGTCGAGCTCGGCAACGGGGATACCGGTCCAGCGATGCAGGCGGATCATTCGCTGGGTACGGTCGAAACGATCGTGGGAGTGGTGGGTGAACACCTGCTGCTCCCCCTGGCTTTCAACACCCAGGGCGGAAGTCTTCTCCGGCCCGTTGATGTAACTGGCGCCATAAACAGTCTTCTCGGCGTCGGGGCTATTGATCGAGCTCCGAGGGCTGTAGCTGCCTTGCGCCAGTAGCTGTTCCACCTGCTCAGTCGTCAGTTCAGTGCGTTCCTTGAAAAACTCCAGCTGAGCCAGGTTCGTCAGGTTGCGGGTACCGTAGCTCCTCTTCAGCGCCTCAGGCTTGGCGCTCGAGGCAATCGGCGCGAGCAGCAGGTTCTGTTGCTCCGGACTGAGCCCGGACAGCAGTTTCTGCGCGTCGAGATGAGACGTCGTTACGCTTCCGTAGGTTGAGCGGCCTCGTGAAAACGGCATTTGCAGGCTGATCCGATAGTTCAGTTCGCCCAATGCGGGTTTGCCTGCCCCCAGCCCGAGCAGGCACTGGTGATGGTGCAGGTTGTAGGGCAGCGAAAAGGGATAGCGCTCGTTGGCCAGCACCTGCTGGACGGTTCTGCCCTCGTTTTGAATTTTCAGGTACGCCCCGATGTTGCTGCGCAGGGTGTCATTGACGATGTCGAGCATCGGACGTGTAGTGAAGGCGCTTTGTCGGTCGAGTCTCAGTTCCTTGAGGTCCGGGCGCCGCTCCTCCAGGGGGATCCTGGCGGGTAGTGCGGGCGCCGCCGGGAGTTGCTCCAATTGTCTGGCAAATAGATACAGGGCTCGCAGATACGCCACGGGCGAGTCGATCGCAGCGATATCGCCTTCGTTGCAGAACTGATCCCAGTTTTCTTCAAAGAGCGCCTGATAACCGGCGGACGTTGACGACGAATCCGAATCCAGGCTGCGCCGGACACGTTGCGGGGTATCCCCCTTGGGCGAGACGCGATGCTCCTGGTACAGGCGACTGATTTGTCCGGCATAGCTGGCAGCGTTGTCATAGGCTTGCCCGGCATCCACGTCGCTGTGCCTGGCAAGTTCGAGGGCGAACTGCGCCTTGCCCATGCGCACGATGTCGAAGACCGACGTCAACCCCATCTGTTGCATGGCGGTTCTGAAGTTGGCTTTTGCGCTGCCGTTGTCGTCGGGGAAGGCGACGAGCCTGTGCAACAGCGAGTCGTTGCTGACATCCATTTGCGGTCTATCTCCTGTTTGAACGGAAGGTGCGTGTTCAGGAGAAAACCGTACAGGAACGGACAAAAAAGAGCGGTAGGACGAGGGGGGAAGAATTGTACGAAAGGGCGATACGTAGGGTGTAATGCTATTTACTTAAGGACGTAGATCGACCTGTGGCGAGGGGATTTATCCCCGCTGGGCTGCGCAGCAGCCCTAAAAAGGCTGGGTGCAAACAGCTCGGCCCGGCCCGGTGGCTGGGTTCAGGGCTGCTGCGCAGCCCAACGGGGATAAATCCCCTCGCCACAAAGAGTCGGGCATGTCAGAAGTTTGTGTTCGGGCATAACATGAGCTTGCCCGCGATGAAAAAGTCCCAGGAATTGAAATCATCAACCCCTGGAACGCTTGAGTCGTGCCTCACAAAAAAACGCCCATCTCCTGCCGGAAACGGGCGTTTTTTCATGATCAGACCCGGAAATGGCTCACCATCATCTGCAACTGATTACCCAGTCGCGCCAGTTCGACGCTGGAAGCAGCGGTTTCCTCGCTGGCGGCGGCGGTCTGTTCGGACACGTCGCGCACGTTGATGATGCTGCGGCTGATTTCCTCGGCGACGGCGCTTTGCTGTTCGGCTGCGGCGGCGATCTGCTGGTTCATCGACTGGATGTTCGACACCGTGCGGGTGATGTTCCCCAGTGATGCTCCGGCCTTGCG is from Pseudomonas sp. B21-056 and encodes:
- a CDS encoding neuraminidase-like domain-containing protein, giving the protein MTVAIKKQLDESLRDALLALYLNKVAPDQHRLRPYKIKTTRDLYEYWLLDVLVSQDVPTTPVACAIASLQQYINRILMNLEPGYDPASISAGLTQTWRDEMHQYPTWAAHQKLLYFPATYLDPTLRANKSANFQQLENALSQNQIQPDAVQSAIMAYLARFEEVANLNILNGYIDGEDFANGTYYFIAKSRTENSYFWRSLDMAQRPLDGAPPQPPATSPKLDQPAPYAWSDWEKADVPIPEHAAEHSVRPVWFNNRLFVIWAECIHQEPSASSSAPSDADTHPPDQSHPLLRLSYCFKKQDGSWSTPRVGLQGYCEDKTLGRKDVGAIKALISTVAVCQRDALFFALCVYEPKTESAIKTGNHLAFIKMTCIDKNLSPAPGGSDTFSTGSALLDVAAQRIQSMPSTDVELIETDLPSDMAPTMSDFEGAYRNRIRITDAKNGPTFTLRMTATINLTGLGAGDNGFISRNSMRLRVSNAPSKSPHVTSFLVLPAQSLPQTPYMKLHGGSFLRFQKAPFNFDKSVNVFLTDTADALRDIEHSPGIKLSLDTSLEGKFISTEAVRHLIKVGRQTNDSSHNSGTEKITLKAEGSESLEVNGVTVFRDEPLDKQYVVFRQPPVSGSRPLTYEDLVVMAESVPSEHLAESFEFTWPCPDLGNDDATFFLGVAFVHPVEPATKIYSVLKAFRLKRPEKRRQPPTITHVTTPGLGTTQFIDLTQSAIKNSDASNRLRSPIRLNTIFAAELIRRTENSLDELFDWTTQHLPEPPIPGDSANVMDFHGAYGRYFTELFLHVPWLVAHRLNVEHQYEEAERWLRYTFDPGRNRDECWRSAPLVDNSVPSYANQAPHDPYQIALSHPVHFCKALYFLYLDILINRGDAAYRAMTTDGLSEAKLWYVRVLDLLGPRPVVQLADPWTAVSLQTLVDTPNDDLRTFEYSVTRLTANRALVLSEGSSRSTLPAIDSPYLHLPFNPQLLKYWDMAESRLHNLRHNLDIAGKPLHLPVIAAPLDPRTLLRTNALSLSDSASTSLPSVAIPHYRFTVMHSHAQNAVESLSQFGTLLLSLIERKEQTQLQELQQQQAWDLAKISLDLQRQTLIIERQNRQALLASQAIVQNRSTHYKKLLDDDLSDTEVKASYFYVTSGTLEAGAMACQIAAAGLMMAPNMAGLCIGGSRWEGPALAASAAAHSAAIISRTVAAQLDRQAIFDRRQDEWHHAYDQSRLELAQIDAQLAHFAEQETATRLQLRLAEATLGQAKANYDFLGKRFTRTQLYQWLNSQLATVYRQAYDATLSLCLAAEASWQYETADFNSRFIQPGAWHTTYRGLGAGELLKLNLLNMHAGYLQRHERELEIHKTVSLRQLKSQTATSHLNKEWPEMQNDLKKGGCEFELTHQLFEDDYKDQQHYLRRIKTISVTLPAVVGPYENIRATLTQTASKVYMSAGEHGNAMESWRANQQIALSTGIDDSGLFTLNFNDERYLPFEYTGAISKWQLTFPNPEAQKDLLESLTDIIVHVSYTARVGGGVQ
- a CDS encoding Tc toxin subunit A, giving the protein MDVSNDSLLHRLVAFPDDNGSAKANFRTAMQQMGLTSVFDIVRMGKAQFALELARHSDVDAGQAYDNAASYAGQISRLYQEHRVSPKGDTPQRVRRSLDSDSSSTSAGYQALFEENWDQFCNEGDIAAIDSPVAYLRALYLFARQLEQLPAAPALPARIPLEERRPDLKELRLDRQSAFTTRPMLDIVNDTLRSNIGAYLKIQNEGRTVQQVLANERYPFSLPYNLHHHQCLLGLGAGKPALGELNYRISLQMPFSRGRSTYGSVTTSHLDAQKLLSGLSPEQQNLLLAPIASSAKPEALKRSYGTRNLTNLAQLEFFKERTELTTEQVEQLLAQGSYSPRSSINSPDAEKTVYGASYINGPEKTSALGVESQGEQQVFTHHSHDRFDRTQRMIRLHRWTGIPVAELDTLIVNAQRSEGNDTPNVNTLRTLGVYRYLNQRHGIAPEEFASLLHDMPVDACGDRMPLFDQVFNRTRLFEGPVWQLPQSPLTTTDQQTLSYLSAGLALPMTQDSLLLLVRQSEKYLGSVKHDLPTVSSLYRQARVARMLGLSPLECTELARLLGGDGFCKALVTGRLHSSESTGPGILDVLMALDWAVDWLRQNELDVLPWCRLFDASGTSLPLNQKLEERLARLRTDATTAQDPQRLIETLLHDIADLPAEYVHCVTQMAGTDAKAIVTAIKAAPGIMPPVLATVLRTAEACQRLHLGSSTLNALMENPTWLSSTPSKTLTPQMLYLLEHFSHCARHQAKSEENLLHYLQVANQDGQHSEKDTNSLLANLLEWSAEEVSRLTAQLAPGRATSMEAVDWLMRCQACCVSTGLSADLLLQATALNTQSPVSDWKTVGEALIAACH